From the genome of Mycolicibacterium aromaticivorans JS19b1 = JCM 16368:
TCACGTCAGAACCAGCCAGCCCGTAACCCGCATTCGTCAACGCATCGCGAACCGCGGTGATCGCCAGCGAAGCCCTCCCGGTTAAGACCCCAGCGAGGCCAGGATCTGGTTCATTGTGTCGATTTCCTTCTGCTGACTGGTCGCAATCGACTTCGCCAGCGTGACCGTCGCAGGGAACTGTCCGTTCTTGATCTCGCTCTGTGCCATAGTGATTGCACCTTGGTGATGCTGAATCATCTGCGTCAAGAACAGCTTGCTTGCCGCCACACCCTGCGCATTCTTCAACGCGTCCATATCCGCCGGTGACATCATGCCGTTCATCGCGGGCATTCCATTCGTCCCCGGCATCATCGACCCGCTGGGCATCATCGACCCGCTGGGCATCATCGACTGGCTCGGCATCATGGACTGGCTGGGCATCATGGACTGGCTCGGCATGACGCTGGTGCTGGGCATATCACTGCGACTCGGCGCCTGGCTCTCACTCGGGGCGGGCTCCCCGCTGCCGCCCATACCGGGCATGTCCATCCCCGGCATCCCCATGCCCGGCGTCATCGGCATCGTGGGCATGCCCCACTGACTCAACCAACCCTGCATCTGCTGGATTTCGGGACCCTGCGCCGCTTTGATCTGCTTGGCCAGGTCGGTCACGCGTGAGTCGATGCCCTGTTTGGCCAGCACCATGTCGCTCATC
Proteins encoded in this window:
- a CDS encoding DUF305 domain-containing protein; amino-acid sequence: MVGVAAVAVAITGTATACSNSSTQQASSSSASAPSSSAAAEAHNQADAMFTQRMIPHHQQAIEMSDMVLAKQGIDSRVTDLAKQIKAAQGPEIQQMQGWLSQWGMPTMPMTPGMGMPGMDMPGMGGSGEPAPSESQAPSRSDMPSTSVMPSQSMMPSQSMMPSQSMMPSGSMMPSGSMMPGTNGMPAMNGMMSPADMDALKNAQGVAASKLFLTQMIQHHQGAITMAQSEIKNGQFPATVTLAKSIATSQQKEIDTMNQILASLGS